The Polyangiaceae bacterium genome includes a region encoding these proteins:
- the pntB gene encoding Re/Si-specific NAD(P)(+) transhydrogenase subunit beta, with translation MPQSLQNIAYLVAGVLFILSLGGLSKQESARRGNVFGIVGMLIALIATAASPSVTGYGVLAGAIGIGAVIGAVLAARVAMTSMPQLVAILHSFVGAAAVLVGVASFLDPPDDLTGAEAVIHEVEVFLGVFIGAITFTGSVVAFGKLQGFIRSKPLLLPGRHWANLAMLAASLWLGAQFLAAPEQGALQPLLIMTAIACVLGIHLVMAIGGADMPVVVSMLNSYSGWAAAAAGFMLANDLLIITGALVGSSGAILSYIMCKAMNRSIVSVIFGGFGAEEGAAPAKRAGEPQGEVVSVTATETAELLAAAKSVVVVPGYGMAVAQAQYPLWEVAKLLRDRGVNVRFAIHPVAGRLPGHMNVLLAEAKVPYDIVLEMDEINEDFPQTDAVLVIGANDIVNPGALDDTSSPIYGMPVLEVWKAKTCVVMKRSMASGYAGVENPLFFKENTRMLFGDAKKTVDAILGDLRTATGAKAA, from the coding sequence ATGCCCCAGAGCCTTCAGAACATCGCCTATCTCGTCGCTGGCGTGCTCTTCATCCTGAGCCTGGGGGGGCTTTCGAAGCAGGAGTCCGCGCGGCGCGGCAACGTCTTCGGCATCGTGGGCATGCTCATCGCCCTGATCGCCACCGCCGCCAGCCCCAGCGTGACCGGCTACGGCGTGCTCGCCGGCGCCATCGGCATCGGCGCCGTCATCGGCGCGGTGCTCGCGGCCCGCGTCGCCATGACCAGCATGCCGCAGCTGGTGGCCATCCTGCACAGCTTCGTCGGCGCCGCCGCCGTCCTGGTGGGCGTTGCCAGCTTCCTGGATCCGCCCGACGATCTCACCGGCGCGGAGGCCGTCATCCACGAGGTCGAGGTGTTCCTGGGCGTGTTCATCGGCGCCATCACCTTCACCGGCTCCGTGGTCGCGTTCGGCAAGCTCCAGGGCTTCATCCGCAGTAAGCCGCTGCTCCTGCCGGGCCGGCACTGGGCCAACCTGGCCATGCTCGCCGCCTCGCTCTGGCTCGGCGCGCAGTTCCTCGCTGCGCCCGAGCAAGGCGCGCTCCAGCCCCTGTTGATCATGACCGCCATCGCCTGCGTCCTGGGCATCCACCTGGTGATGGCCATCGGCGGCGCGGACATGCCGGTCGTCGTGTCCATGCTCAACAGCTACTCGGGCTGGGCCGCCGCGGCGGCAGGCTTCATGCTCGCCAACGACCTGCTCATCATCACGGGCGCCCTGGTCGGCTCGAGCGGCGCCATCTTGAGCTACATCATGTGCAAGGCGATGAACCGCTCGATCGTCAGCGTCATCTTCGGCGGCTTCGGCGCCGAGGAAGGCGCGGCCCCGGCCAAGCGCGCCGGCGAGCCCCAGGGCGAGGTCGTCAGCGTCACCGCCACCGAGACGGCTGAGCTCCTTGCCGCCGCCAAGAGCGTGGTCGTCGTGCCCGGCTACGGCATGGCGGTCGCCCAAGCCCAGTACCCACTCTGGGAGGTCGCCAAGCTGCTGCGCGATCGCGGCGTGAACGTGCGCTTCGCCATCCACCCGGTCGCCGGTCGCCTGCCCGGGCACATGAACGTGCTCCTGGCCGAGGCCAAGGTCCCCTACGACATCGTGCTGGAGATGGACGAGATCAACGAGGACTTCCCCCAGACGGACGCGGTCCTGGTCATCGGCGCCAACGACATCGTCAACCCCGGCGCCCTCGACGACACCTCCAGCCCCATCTACGGCATGCCGGTGCTCGAGGTCTGGAAGGCCAAGACCTGCGTGGTGATGAAGCGCAGCATGGCGAGCGGCTACGCCGGCGTGGAGAACCCCCTCTTCTTCAAGGAGAACACGCGCATGCTCTTCGGCGACGCCAAGAAGACGGTGGACGCGATCCTAGGTGATCTCCGCACCGCCACCGGCGCGAAGGCGGCGTAG
- the pntA gene encoding Re/Si-specific NAD(P)(+) transhydrogenase subunit alpha — protein MLVAIPREVRPGERRVAATPETTARLRKLGFDVAIQSGAGEKASFADQDYEKAGARVVTDVEELWSSADIVLKVQPPEEHPELKRHEVELLREKQTLVSFVWPAKNKELIERLAARKVTLMAIDQVPRVTRAQKMDALSSMANIAGYRAVIEAASFYGRFFTGQMTAAGKVPPAKVLVIGAGVAGLAAIGAARGLGAIVRAFDTRPAVKEQVKSMGAEFIEVSLVEDGTGEGGYAKEMSAEFIAAEMKLFAEQAREVDIIVTTALVPGKPAPVLITEAMVNSMRSGSVIVDLAAESGGNCAVTHPGEVIVHQGVTVIGYVDLPSRLAPTASQLYGTNLTHLLADMGGAKSWHVDLDDEVIRGSLVLLEGELMWPPPKKPEPELKSKPKNPPSTIPPPEAKKLEAAQKKPEPKKSGTRSAIALLCIGAALAALGLVAPASFLAHFTVFVLACFIGWQVVWNVTPALHTPLMSVTNAISGIILIGGMLHVSGPIAAPVTLVGAIAVLIATINISGGFLVTQRMLRMFQR, from the coding sequence ATGCTAGTCGCCATCCCTAGAGAGGTGCGCCCCGGCGAACGCCGCGTGGCCGCCACCCCCGAGACCACCGCTCGCCTGAGGAAGCTCGGCTTCGACGTCGCCATCCAGAGCGGCGCCGGGGAAAAGGCCTCCTTCGCCGACCAGGACTACGAAAAAGCCGGCGCCCGCGTGGTGACCGACGTGGAAGAGCTCTGGTCGAGCGCCGACATCGTGCTGAAGGTGCAACCCCCGGAGGAGCACCCGGAGCTGAAGCGGCACGAGGTCGAGCTCCTGCGCGAGAAGCAGACCCTCGTCAGCTTCGTCTGGCCGGCGAAGAACAAGGAGCTGATCGAGCGCCTGGCCGCGCGCAAGGTCACGCTGATGGCCATCGACCAGGTGCCGCGCGTGACGCGCGCGCAGAAGATGGACGCGCTCTCGTCGATGGCGAACATCGCCGGATACCGCGCGGTGATCGAGGCGGCCAGCTTCTACGGTCGCTTCTTCACCGGTCAGATGACCGCGGCCGGCAAGGTCCCCCCGGCCAAGGTGCTGGTCATCGGCGCCGGCGTCGCGGGCCTGGCCGCCATCGGCGCCGCGCGCGGGCTCGGCGCCATCGTGCGCGCCTTCGACACGCGCCCGGCGGTCAAGGAGCAGGTCAAGAGCATGGGCGCCGAGTTCATCGAGGTGAGCCTGGTCGAAGACGGCACCGGCGAAGGCGGCTACGCGAAGGAGATGAGCGCCGAGTTCATCGCGGCGGAGATGAAGCTCTTCGCCGAGCAAGCGCGTGAGGTGGACATCATCGTCACCACCGCGCTCGTGCCCGGCAAGCCCGCCCCCGTGCTGATCACCGAGGCGATGGTGAACAGCATGCGCTCCGGCTCGGTGATCGTGGATCTGGCGGCGGAATCCGGCGGAAATTGCGCCGTGACCCACCCCGGCGAGGTCATCGTGCACCAAGGGGTCACGGTCATCGGTTACGTGGATCTTCCCAGCCGGCTCGCGCCCACGGCCAGCCAACTCTACGGCACCAACCTCACGCACCTGCTCGCGGACATGGGCGGCGCCAAGAGTTGGCACGTCGATCTCGACGACGAGGTCATCCGCGGCTCGCTGGTCTTGCTGGAAGGCGAGCTGATGTGGCCGCCACCGAAGAAGCCCGAGCCCGAGCTCAAGAGCAAACCCAAGAACCCGCCGAGCACCATCCCGCCGCCGGAGGCGAAGAAGCTCGAGGCCGCGCAGAAGAAGCCCGAGCCCAAGAAATCCGGGACCCGCTCCGCCATCGCGCTCCTGTGCATCGGCGCGGCGCTCGCGGCCCTGGGTCTGGTGGCTCCTGCGAGCTTCCTCGCTCACTTCACCGTGTTCGTGCTGGCCTGCTTCATCGGCTGGCAGGTGGTCTGGAACGTCACACCCGCCCTGCACACTCCGCTGATGAGCGTCACCAACGCCATCAGCGGCATCATCCTGATCGGCGGCATGCTGCACGTGTCCGGGCCCATCGCGGCGCCGGTCACGCTGGTCGGAGCCATCGCCGTATTGATTGCCACCATCAACATCTCCGGAGGATTCCTGGTCACGCAGCGCATGCTGCGGATGTTCCAGCGGTAG
- a CDS encoding PaaI family thioesterase, with amino-acid sequence MIPYARWLGIDAEVVDGELLGKLVFTDPLIGNPVLPALHGGTIGALIESTAIFRLFWEAETVVIPKTINLTVAYLRSGKPVDTFAQAHMTKHGRRVASVWVEVWQEDRERPIATGTVNLLIEPLEQ; translated from the coding sequence ATGATCCCGTACGCGCGCTGGCTGGGCATCGACGCCGAGGTCGTGGACGGCGAGCTGCTCGGTAAGCTCGTGTTCACCGACCCACTGATCGGCAACCCCGTGCTCCCGGCGCTGCACGGCGGGACCATCGGCGCGCTGATCGAGTCCACGGCCATCTTCCGCCTGTTTTGGGAGGCGGAGACGGTGGTCATCCCCAAGACCATCAACCTGACGGTCGCTTACCTGCGCTCCGGCAAGCCCGTGGACACCTTCGCGCAGGCGCACATGACCAAACACGGTCGCCGCGTGGCCAGCGTCTGGGTCGAGGTGTGGCAGGAAGACCGCGAGCGACCCATCGCCACCGGCACGGTCAACCTGCTGATCGAGCCGCTCGAACAGTAA
- a CDS encoding PaaI family thioesterase: MSAANPEKQEQIARLDQGFTQAVPHNRALGLRFVDFADGEATILLPWAPHLVGNPETGVLHGGAITSLLDATCGAAVFMKLGEPMPIATLDLRIDYLKRGEPRRDVTCKCTCYKVTRHVAFVRGLAYHDSEDDPIAAASGSFIIQGRGRPIVGKERA; this comes from the coding sequence ATGAGCGCCGCGAACCCCGAAAAGCAGGAGCAGATCGCGCGACTCGACCAGGGGTTCACGCAGGCGGTCCCGCACAACCGCGCGCTCGGCTTGCGCTTCGTGGACTTCGCCGACGGCGAGGCCACCATCCTCCTGCCCTGGGCGCCGCACTTGGTGGGCAACCCGGAGACGGGCGTCTTGCACGGCGGCGCCATCACCTCGCTGCTCGACGCGACCTGCGGCGCCGCGGTGTTCATGAAGCTGGGCGAGCCGATGCCCATCGCCACGCTGGACCTGCGCATCGACTACCTGAAGCGCGGCGAGCCGAGGCGCGACGTGACCTGCAAGTGCACCTGCTACAAGGTCACGCGCCACGTCGCCTTCGTACGCGGCCTGGCCTACCACGACAGCGAGGACGACCCGATCGCCGCGGCCTCCGGCAGCTTCATCATCCAGGGGCGCGGCCGCCCCATCGTGGGCAAGGAGCGCGCGTGA
- a CDS encoding periplasmic heavy metal sensor yields the protein MRPLKVLATALALSLLAAPAFAEARPAKPPAAAKAGKKAQSKPDAAKREARILEALKKEGVDEARAKRVIAVMKKYRTEREPVQAEMKKHREALQKLNQSNSTDENAYKAAIDGMDAQRTKLAEIQKRQVTEIRGILKPSEQAKVLRLMNKAKHGKGAKKNSAKKTSHGAA from the coding sequence ATGCGTCCCCTCAAAGTCCTCGCCACCGCCCTCGCCCTGAGCTTGCTCGCCGCGCCCGCCTTCGCCGAAGCGCGCCCCGCGAAGCCTCCGGCCGCCGCCAAGGCCGGCAAGAAGGCGCAGTCCAAGCCCGACGCCGCCAAGCGCGAAGCGCGGATCCTGGAGGCGCTGAAGAAGGAAGGCGTGGACGAAGCGCGCGCCAAGCGGGTGATCGCGGTGATGAAGAAGTACCGGACCGAACGCGAGCCGGTGCAGGCGGAGATGAAGAAGCACCGCGAGGCGCTGCAGAAGTTGAACCAGTCGAACAGCACCGACGAGAACGCCTACAAGGCCGCGATCGACGGTATGGACGCGCAGAGGACCAAGCTCGCGGAGATCCAGAAGCGTCAGGTCACGGAGATCCGCGGCATCTTGAAGCCCAGCGAGCAGGCGAAGGTGCTGCGCCTGATGAACAAGGCGAAGCACGGCAAGGGCGCGAAGAAGAACAGCGCGAAGAAGACTTCGCACGGCGCTGCGTGA
- a CDS encoding pyridoxal-phosphate dependent enzyme, with the protein MTDYSVTLESIRAARETIASHAHQTPIFTSSTLNRLAGRKLFFKCENLQRVGAFKIRGAMNAVMRLPDEVARKGVVTHSSGNHAQALALAAKLRGIPAHVVMPTSAPAVKREAVIGYGARVVPCEPTLAARERTAREVCEDTGATLIPPYDHPDVISGQGTVALELFEQVPELEAVVAPIGGGGLVSGIAVAVKALWPGVAVLGAEPAGADDAARSKAKGELVPQVAPHTIADGLHAGLGRYTWPIIRDQVDRIVTVSDDEIVSAMRLVMERMKLVVEPSGVVSVAAALSDVFRSMPGLGRVGVVISGGNVDLSALPFG; encoded by the coding sequence ATGACCGATTACTCCGTGACCCTCGAGAGCATCCGCGCTGCGCGCGAGACCATCGCGAGCCACGCGCACCAGACGCCGATCTTCACCTCTTCGACCTTGAACCGTCTGGCTGGGCGCAAGCTGTTCTTCAAGTGCGAGAACCTGCAACGCGTGGGCGCCTTCAAGATCCGCGGCGCCATGAACGCGGTGATGCGCTTGCCGGACGAGGTCGCGCGAAAGGGTGTGGTCACGCACTCCAGCGGCAATCACGCGCAGGCGCTGGCGCTGGCCGCGAAGCTCCGCGGCATCCCCGCCCACGTGGTGATGCCGACCTCGGCCCCGGCGGTGAAGCGCGAAGCGGTGATCGGGTACGGCGCGCGCGTCGTTCCCTGCGAGCCCACGCTCGCCGCGCGCGAGCGCACGGCCCGGGAGGTCTGCGAAGACACCGGCGCCACGCTGATCCCGCCCTACGACCACCCGGACGTGATCTCCGGCCAGGGCACCGTCGCGCTCGAGTTGTTCGAGCAAGTGCCGGAGCTCGAAGCCGTCGTCGCCCCCATCGGCGGCGGCGGTCTGGTGAGCGGCATCGCCGTCGCGGTCAAGGCGCTCTGGCCCGGTGTCGCCGTGCTCGGCGCGGAGCCCGCGGGCGCCGACGACGCCGCGCGCAGCAAGGCGAAGGGTGAGCTCGTCCCGCAGGTTGCTCCGCACACCATCGCCGACGGGCTCCACGCCGGGCTCGGGCGCTACACCTGGCCCATCATTCGCGATCAGGTCGATCGCATCGTCACCGTCAGCGACGACGAGATCGTCAGCGCCATGCGCTTGGTCATGGAGCGCATGAAGCTGGTGGTCGAGCCGAGCGGGGTGGTCTCGGTGGCGGCCGCGCTCTCCGACGTGTTCCGCTCCATGCCGGGCCTCGGCCGGGTCGGCGTGGTCATCTCCGGAGGAAACGTCGATCTCTCCGCGCTGCCGTTCGGCTAA
- a CDS encoding FIST C-terminal domain-containing protein, which yields MRDRARTICGSGASSEPGAIAAINEAITQAKAQLGGKNADLAFVFASPRHALAEALGEAKRRLPRVDVVACTTAGEITERGLTRGGVSVMLVGWGEAAHLAAGRGAPHDDIPALAQALGGRFLEHSPERAKYAACVLLGDGLSPAFEKLVLELRKSPRHRHPIVGGGAGDDGRFVSTAVAVNQQVFRGGMASVQITSAHPWGVGVAHGLTPTSARMTVTKAKGNVVLEIDERPALDVYRDYAKAQDLDFDRLDLPQFLVENELGVLLFEDVVRVRAPLRVLPEGALFVAGEVPEGSTVCLVRGSQDDVIAAAQSAAEDAKDALGSVQPAGILLFSCVCRGMVLGPRYAEEIAAIRAVFPDVPIAGFSSYGEVARTKSRLDGYHNNTIVVAAIPE from the coding sequence ATGAGGGACCGTGCAAGAACCATTTGTGGCAGCGGTGCGAGCAGCGAGCCTGGAGCCATCGCGGCGATCAACGAAGCCATCACCCAAGCGAAGGCTCAGCTCGGCGGAAAAAACGCCGACCTAGCCTTCGTGTTCGCGTCGCCGCGCCACGCCCTGGCCGAGGCCTTGGGCGAGGCGAAGCGGCGACTGCCGCGGGTGGATGTGGTGGCCTGCACGACCGCCGGGGAGATCACCGAGCGCGGCCTGACCCGCGGCGGAGTCTCCGTGATGCTCGTCGGGTGGGGCGAGGCCGCACACCTCGCGGCGGGGCGCGGCGCCCCTCACGACGACATCCCAGCGCTGGCCCAGGCCCTGGGCGGGCGCTTTCTGGAGCACAGCCCGGAGCGCGCCAAGTACGCCGCCTGCGTGCTGCTCGGGGACGGCTTGTCCCCAGCCTTCGAGAAGCTCGTGCTCGAGTTGCGCAAGTCGCCGCGCCACCGCCACCCCATCGTCGGGGGCGGCGCCGGCGATGACGGACGCTTCGTCAGCACCGCGGTCGCCGTGAACCAGCAGGTCTTCCGCGGCGGCATGGCCTCGGTGCAGATCACGTCCGCTCACCCGTGGGGAGTCGGCGTAGCTCACGGCCTGACGCCGACATCGGCGCGCATGACGGTGACGAAGGCAAAGGGCAACGTCGTGCTGGAGATCGACGAGCGCCCGGCGCTCGACGTGTACCGCGACTACGCCAAGGCCCAGGACCTCGACTTCGATCGCCTCGACCTGCCGCAGTTCCTGGTCGAGAACGAGCTGGGCGTGCTGCTCTTCGAGGACGTGGTTCGAGTGCGCGCGCCGCTCCGCGTGCTGCCGGAAGGGGCGCTCTTCGTCGCAGGCGAGGTCCCGGAGGGCTCGACCGTGTGCCTGGTGCGAGGCTCGCAGGATGACGTCATCGCCGCCGCCCAGAGCGCTGCCGAGGACGCGAAGGACGCCCTGGGCAGCGTGCAACCCGCCGGCATCCTGCTCTTCAGCTGCGTGTGCCGCGGCATGGTGCTGGGCCCGCGTTACGCCGAGGAGATCGCCGCCATCCGGGCCGTGTTCCCGGATGTTCCCATCGCTGGCTTCTCCAGCTACGGCGAGGTGGCGCGCACGAAGAGCCGCCTGGACGGCTATCACAACAACACGATCGTGGTCGCGGCGATCCCGGAGTGA
- a CDS encoding PQQ-binding-like beta-propeller repeat protein: protein MPPATPEPEAKEPEPTIAVDVSSASGWATFHGDNARSGATNAPEIRQPRILWKAEVGVMSWLNSPIVLGKALVIAPSSGTAHNKPDPKDGVYAFDFAKGKRVWFAHFAQDANGVAATKTHVFASSDDEHLYALDIKTGKVAWKARGMGKMYTHPLIVGDRVVVGDAGGWVRAFAAPDGKELWKLQLTGAIRGGASSDGRQIFVASQGGDVAALGLDGKPAWKKQVKRAAWNNQGPEEAIEVYSPPVVGKDLVYVPFGRDTYYEDLPAVYALDKKTGAVKWKAKGPGQWGNLRSTPVLVADRLIYGEPYSGDVAALDAKTGRSSYREEIGRCFFPQWSSPAVAGDLVYLPRFDGSVYALRAGSGKVAWELFLGDSKRAGGSGPSSGGKNCGWENPDGAIYAPAAIAEDGRLFVGTGEGVLYAIGG, encoded by the coding sequence GTGCCGCCGGCGACCCCCGAGCCCGAGGCGAAGGAGCCCGAGCCGACCATCGCGGTGGACGTCTCGAGCGCCAGCGGCTGGGCGACTTTTCACGGCGACAACGCCCGCAGTGGCGCCACGAACGCGCCGGAGATCCGCCAGCCGCGCATCTTGTGGAAGGCCGAGGTGGGCGTGATGTCGTGGCTCAATTCGCCGATCGTGCTCGGCAAGGCGCTGGTGATCGCGCCGAGCTCGGGGACGGCTCACAACAAGCCCGATCCGAAGGACGGCGTGTACGCCTTCGACTTTGCGAAGGGCAAGCGGGTCTGGTTCGCGCACTTCGCGCAGGACGCCAACGGCGTCGCGGCCACCAAGACGCACGTGTTCGCCTCCTCGGACGACGAGCACCTGTACGCGCTCGACATCAAGACCGGCAAGGTCGCGTGGAAGGCCCGAGGCATGGGCAAGATGTACACGCACCCGCTGATCGTCGGCGACCGCGTGGTGGTGGGCGACGCCGGCGGCTGGGTGCGCGCCTTCGCTGCCCCGGACGGCAAGGAGCTGTGGAAGCTCCAGCTCACCGGCGCGATCCGCGGCGGCGCCTCCAGCGACGGACGCCAGATCTTCGTCGCCTCGCAGGGCGGCGACGTCGCCGCGCTCGGCCTCGACGGCAAGCCGGCGTGGAAGAAGCAGGTGAAGCGCGCCGCCTGGAACAACCAGGGTCCGGAGGAGGCGATCGAGGTGTACTCGCCGCCGGTGGTCGGCAAGGATCTGGTCTACGTGCCCTTCGGGCGGGACACCTATTACGAGGATCTGCCCGCGGTCTACGCCCTGGACAAGAAGACCGGCGCGGTGAAGTGGAAGGCCAAAGGACCCGGCCAGTGGGGGAATCTGCGCTCCACGCCGGTGCTGGTCGCCGATCGGCTGATCTACGGGGAGCCCTACTCCGGCGACGTGGCCGCGCTCGACGCGAAAACCGGGCGCTCGTCGTACCGCGAGGAGATCGGGCGCTGCTTCTTCCCGCAATGGTCGTCGCCGGCGGTCGCGGGTGATCTGGTCTACCTGCCGCGCTTCGACGGCTCGGTGTACGCGCTCCGCGCCGGGAGCGGCAAGGTCGCCTGGGAGCTCTTCCTGGGTGACTCGAAGCGCGCGGGCGGCTCGGGACCGAGCTCGGGCGGGAAGAACTGCGGCTGGGAGAACCCGGACGGCGCCATCTACGCTCCGGCGGCGATCGCCGAAGACGGACGGCTGTTCGTCGGGACCGGCGAAGGCGTGCTCTACGCCATCGGCGGTTGA
- a CDS encoding AarF/ABC1/UbiB kinase family protein: MLRSFRALLMFWTIFASYGLHWLASKIFGGKAVASRWEHVHRNNARRLVNGFTRLRGVFIKVGQVLSVIGTFLPRAYGEALEKLQDKVPPQPFHGIEERLREALGEDPLSKFAEFDRVPLAAASLAQVHRAVTKEGVPVAVKVLYPGIETLIRRDLGVLRSIMPVVGRIFPITRFERVLDQLSAMLARETNYANERKNMERMRKIFAGRADVVVPTVVEELTNAGVLTMTFEEGTKITDFETLKKLDIDTEAVAKLLTECYFSMLLEHQVFHADPHPGNFLVRPGPTLVILDYGAVEEVTPSLADGMRMVVLGAITRSDDQVLAGLERMGFVAEGGDRELLARVGREYLRMLASVKITDFAQLDRETVEKLTVEGYQQVRGQLREIMKSVEYPDGYFYVERTLVLLFGLVGQLAPKIGLPGLVLPYASLAFAKGLVAQQNAATEATA; the protein is encoded by the coding sequence GTGCTGCGCTCCTTCCGTGCCCTGCTCATGTTCTGGACGATCTTCGCGTCCTACGGGCTGCACTGGCTCGCCTCGAAGATCTTCGGCGGCAAGGCAGTGGCGTCACGCTGGGAGCACGTGCACCGAAACAACGCGCGCCGGCTGGTGAACGGCTTCACGCGACTGCGCGGCGTGTTCATCAAGGTAGGGCAGGTGCTCAGCGTGATCGGAACCTTCTTGCCGCGCGCCTACGGTGAGGCGCTGGAGAAGCTGCAAGACAAGGTGCCGCCCCAACCGTTCCACGGCATCGAGGAGCGCTTGCGCGAAGCGCTGGGCGAGGACCCGCTGTCGAAGTTCGCGGAGTTCGATCGCGTGCCGCTGGCCGCGGCGTCGCTGGCACAGGTCCATCGCGCCGTCACCAAAGAAGGAGTGCCGGTCGCGGTCAAGGTCTTGTATCCGGGCATCGAGACGCTGATCCGTCGGGACCTCGGCGTGCTGCGCTCGATCATGCCGGTGGTGGGCCGAATCTTCCCCATCACCCGCTTCGAGCGGGTGCTCGACCAGCTGTCCGCCATGCTCGCGCGGGAGACCAACTACGCGAACGAGCGCAAGAACATGGAGCGGATGCGGAAGATCTTCGCGGGCCGCGCGGACGTGGTGGTGCCCACGGTGGTGGAAGAGCTCACCAACGCCGGCGTGCTCACCATGACCTTCGAGGAGGGCACGAAGATCACCGACTTCGAGACGCTGAAGAAGCTCGACATCGACACCGAGGCGGTCGCGAAGCTCCTGACCGAGTGCTACTTCTCGATGCTGCTGGAGCACCAGGTGTTCCACGCCGATCCGCACCCCGGGAACTTCCTGGTGCGCCCGGGACCCACGCTGGTGATCTTGGACTACGGCGCCGTGGAGGAGGTGACGCCGAGCCTCGCGGACGGCATGCGCATGGTCGTGCTCGGCGCCATCACCCGCAGCGACGACCAGGTGCTGGCCGGGCTCGAGCGCATGGGCTTCGTCGCCGAGGGCGGCGATCGCGAGCTGTTGGCGCGAGTCGGGCGCGAGTACCTGAGGATGCTCGCCAGCGTGAAGATCACGGATTTCGCCCAGCTCGATCGCGAGACGGTCGAGAAGCTGACCGTGGAGGGCTACCAGCAGGTGCGCGGCCAGCTGCGCGAGATCATGAAGAGCGTCGAGTACCCCGACGGCTACTTCTACGTGGAGCGCACGCTGGTCTTGCTCTTCGGCCTGGTGGGCCAGCTCGCGCCGAAGATCGGCCTGCCCGGTCTGGTCCTGCCGTACGCGTCGCTGGCCTTCGCCAAGGGCCTGGTGGCCCAGCAGAACGCCGCAACCGAGGCCACCGCGTGA
- a CDS encoding HDIG domain-containing protein, translating to MTETPSIADKTRAMEALERAAELAERGVSARPVSLISPADLGALTPPDVRPLLDRVMMGQHADEGLDSLLVTGVLDTVLPEVKAMVGFGDGEWRHKDVWKHTKQVVCQSVPRLEVRWAALFHDIGKVKTRSIDERGEVHFFGHAEVGARMFDKLERRQHFFSSEEALRASIRFLVLHHLRASQYDGSWTDSAVRRFAREIGPHLEDLLCLSRADITTKRPEKKRRGIGYIDELAGRITALAAEDAKLPPLPSGVGTAIMAAFGIPPSRQLGDLKRALEAAVEAGEIPGQQEAEFYVQFLVENRARFGL from the coding sequence ATGACCGAGACGCCGAGCATCGCGGACAAGACGCGCGCCATGGAAGCGCTGGAGCGCGCAGCGGAGCTGGCCGAGCGCGGCGTCAGCGCGCGGCCGGTGTCGCTGATTTCGCCGGCGGATCTGGGAGCCCTGACGCCGCCGGATGTCCGGCCGCTGCTCGACCGCGTGATGATGGGCCAGCACGCGGACGAGGGCCTCGACTCGCTGCTGGTGACGGGCGTGCTCGACACGGTGCTCCCGGAGGTGAAGGCCATGGTCGGCTTCGGCGACGGCGAGTGGCGGCACAAGGACGTGTGGAAGCACACCAAACAGGTCGTCTGCCAGAGCGTGCCGCGCCTCGAGGTGCGCTGGGCCGCGCTGTTCCACGACATCGGCAAGGTCAAGACCCGCAGCATCGACGAGCGCGGGGAGGTGCACTTCTTCGGCCACGCCGAGGTGGGCGCGCGTATGTTCGACAAGCTGGAGCGGCGCCAGCACTTCTTCAGCTCGGAGGAGGCGCTGCGCGCGTCCATCCGTTTTCTCGTGCTGCACCACCTACGCGCCAGCCAGTACGACGGCAGCTGGACGGACAGCGCCGTGCGGCGCTTCGCCCGCGAGATCGGCCCGCACCTCGAGGATCTGCTCTGCCTCTCCCGGGCCGACATCACCACCAAGCGCCCGGAGAAGAAGCGGCGCGGCATCGGCTACATCGACGAGCTGGCTGGGCGCATCACCGCCCTGGCCGCCGAGGACGCCAAGCTCCCGCCGCTGCCGTCCGGCGTGGGCACCGCCATCATGGCCGCGTTCGGCATCCCGCCCTCGCGCCAGCTCGGCGACCTCAAGCGCGCGCTCGAGGCCGCCGTCGAAGCCGGCGAGATCCCGGGCCAGCAAGAGGCCGAGTTCTACGTGCAGTTCCTGGTGGAGAACCGCGCGCGTTTCGGGCTCTAG